In the Roseofilum capinflatum BLCC-M114 genome, CAGAGGAAGCATGAACATTTTACTTGATACTCATGTTTTAATTTGGTTAGCCATAGAACCACAAAAGTTATCAAGATAAGCAACCCATATAATTATGAACTCGAATAATACTTTATCTTTCAGTTTGGTGAGTATTTGGGAAATGCAAATCAAAATTCAGCTTAACAAGCTCAGAATTAATTTGCCTCTTTCGGAAGTTATAGACCGTCAACAACAGGTCAACGGCTTGCAGATTTTACCCATTGAACTGACCCATATTTTTGCTTTAGAACAACTCCCCAATCCCCATCGCGATCCATTTGACCGATTATTAATTGCACAAGCATTAGTGACTCAAATACCA is a window encoding:
- a CDS encoding type II toxin-antitoxin system VapC family toxin encodes the protein MNSNNTLSFSLVSIWEMQIKIQLNKLRINLPLSEVIDRQQQVNGLQILPIELTHIFALEQLPNPHRDPFDRLLIAQALVTQIPILSVDIIFDRYPVQRLW